The nucleotide sequence TGTTAGTACAGAATATTAGCTTGTATGCTATCAATTCTACCACACTTAAAAAAGCTATAAGGCCCACAGTCTCCACTTCATTCCATAACAATCAGAAAATAAAAGTGTAGGATAAAATGACTTGTTAAAGGATAATGGCTTCTACCAAACATTCTGTGCAAGCGCTACGTTCTCCCATGAGCTTTTACCCACATCCAGAAACATACATTTGATCTCTTTTTAAACTTATTTTGGCCTGAAGATTGACAGGCACGTGATAGCAGGTTCCTTCCTCTGCCTCCTACCTTCAGTGGCGAAGTCGGTACCTGAACTGAACATCGTGTGTGGGGTGCATTACACCAAACCCATAGCGGTTCTTGATTACGGGAGGGATTTCCTCCTCCACGTTAACCAGCTGCATATCAAAGTATGTCAGCATCAGGAAGACAAAGAGTTTCATCTCATTGGTAGCAAAGTATCGCCCAGGGCACATGGAATTCCCTGCACCCCAAGGCATGgtgaaatatttcactttttctcCGTTCTTATAGAATTCTTTTTTTCTGCCGTCTAGGCTGAGGAACCGGTCATATTTGAAAACATGGGGATCTGGGTGGATTTCTGGATCCATATGTGCTGCCACAAAGGGGAAAAGGGCAACTCTGTCTCCTTTGCGCAGAAGGTATTTTCTCCCATCGTTCATCTGGATTTCTAGATCCACTAACACAGCCTTGATCAGCATAGGGACTGCTGACAGTCTCAGAGTCTCTTCCACAGCACTGTCCAAGATGGGGGTCTTGTCTAACATCTCCTTGGTGATATTAAGCACTGCACCCCCTGCCCTCACTTCCTGGCCAGATTCTCCCACCACTCTGTCCACTTCCTTCCTCACCTCATCCATCGCCTTGGGATTTTTCATCAGGTAGGCAAGAAGCCAGAAGGAAGCTGGTCCAGTATTACCTTGAGCCGCCCACAGGAGCAGAAACAGAAATCTGTCCCTCATGTATTCAGGCATTCCAGCCTCAGCCAGTTGCTCTTGCTGGTCAGTTATCCAACCACTGATGTTGGTCCTCTCATATACGTCCTTCACAGACATGAGTTTCCAGAATAGTCTCTTCAGAGACTcagcctcttttctctctccatgAGACAGTGTGAAAGAAGCTAAACCTGGGAAGAGCTTATCATATTTGCGAAACTCTACAAACACATCTTCAGAGCGAGTTATGTCACACCTCTCAGCATCTTCTTTGTTCTTTTCACCTTTGCAGGTTGTATTTCCAAACAGGGCTAGATATCCGGCCTTAAAGACCATGTTGTAGCTGAAGTGGAACAATCCCTCCTGTTTCCAGGAATTCTGCCCTCCTGCTGAACTCAGGCTGTGGCCCATCACTCTGTGCAAGCTGTCCATCATGGCCTGGGTCATCACCACGAGCCCATTGCCCTTGAGGTGCTTTATGCTGGCGGTCTCTATTATCTTATGAGTGCTCATTTCTGGTTGAAAACCAAACACATGGGCCACAAGTTGTTTTGCATATGTGCTGAAATCCAGCTTGCTTCTTGCTACTTTCATAATAGCTCCATAGGAGAGGGGGTCCATCACAAAGGTGAAATAGTATCCCCCAAGCAGTACCGTGAAGATGTCCCCATGCTTCTTCTGCATCCTTTGCAAGAAGGCAACGCCGTCCTTTCGGTAGTGCAGTGCATGTCCTAGCCACGGAATGAGGCCTTTATCTAAAGGGGGCTCTTGGGCTCTCCTCTGGCGCAACGCCCCCACCAGATAGAGCCCCCCCAATATGCATGCCAGGACGGCATATAGGACCATCACCCAGAAAGCCATCTCTCGGAGCTCTGAAAAGCACAAGCATAAGCTCTTGCAGAAAAAGCAAGTGGTTATAAACAGTTGCTTCACATACCATGAATCGAGGTGGAGCCAGTAAGCAGAGCAAGCAAAGATTAACCCTTGCTAAGGTTAATTTATTTGCACTAAAACAATATCTGAACTAGAGCTTGTAAGAGACGGAAGTGTTTTTAATTCCAGTTGTGGTTTATGTTTTTTGAATGTAGATTGAAAGTACACagcttttaaatatttctttgtttttaatcaaTAGAAATGCAGATTTAActctagttacagaaaggtagccgtgttggtctgccatagtcaaaacaaaaaatttttttccttccagtagcaccttaaagaccaactaagttagttcttggtatgagctttcgtgtgcatgcacacttcttcagatacacttgaaacagaagttgccagatccctttatatagtgagaaggtggggaggggtattactcagaagggtggtgggaatgggtgattggcagatagctgtgatgagcctgttgacgatttatgtccgtttatttatttattatgtccgtaataaacggacataaatcggacatcaagaatcacaagacagagaaaccagtaggagaacacttcaatctcccaggacattctatacaagatctcaaagtagctgttttactacaaaagaatttcagaaatagactggaaagagaagctgctgaattgcaactcattaccaaacttaaaaccatggagagacctggtctgaacaaagacattggattcttatctcattatacatgacaaagccatttttcaccttctcaccccttgctttttcctgtaagacctattgcagtcgttaagagttgtcaacaggctcatcacagctatctgccaatcacccattcccaccacccttctgagtaataccccgcccccaccttctcactatatagagggatctggcaacttctgtttcaagtgtatctgaagaagtgtgcatgcacacgaaagctcataccaagaactaacttagttggtctttaaggtgctactggaaggaaaaaattttttagaTTTAACTCTGTAATAGATGGATCTGACTTTGGAAGAAAAGGGGAAGCcacaaggggaggagggggaaatgtgggCGACTTTGCAGGATGGAATCAAACATAAGGTAAGAAGTTCACGGCAAAGGGAGATCTGGAAGTGACTGGTGGTGCTGTAAATAAAGGAGGGGGAagtaacttaccgtatttttcgctctataagacacactt is from Podarcis raffonei isolate rPodRaf1 chromosome 12, rPodRaf1.pri, whole genome shotgun sequence and encodes:
- the LOC128398297 gene encoding 5-beta-cholestane-3-alpha,7-alpha-diol 12-alpha-hydroxylase-like gives rise to the protein MAFWVMVLYAVLACILGGLYLVGALRQRRAQEPPLDKGLIPWLGHALHYRKDGVAFLQRMQKKHGDIFTVLLGGYYFTFVMDPLSYGAIMKVARSKLDFSTYAKQLVAHVFGFQPEMSTHKIIETASIKHLKGNGLVVMTQAMMDSLHRVMGHSLSSAGGQNSWKQEGLFHFSYNMVFKAGYLALFGNTTCKGEKNKEDAERCDITRSEDVFVEFRKYDKLFPGLASFTLSHGERKEAESLKRLFWKLMSVKDVYERTNISGWITDQQEQLAEAGMPEYMRDRFLFLLLWAAQGNTGPASFWLLAYLMKNPKAMDEVRKEVDRVVGESGQEVRAGGAVLNITKEMLDKTPILDSAVEETLRLSAVPMLIKAVLVDLEIQMNDGRKYLLRKGDRVALFPFVAAHMDPEIHPDPHVFKYDRFLSLDGRKKEFYKNGEKVKYFTMPWGAGNSMCPGRYFATNEMKLFVFLMLTYFDMQLVNVEEEIPPVIKNRYGFGVMHPTHDVQFRYRLRH